From Etheostoma cragini isolate CJK2018 chromosome 17, CSU_Ecrag_1.0, whole genome shotgun sequence, one genomic window encodes:
- the chrm3a gene encoding muscarinic acetylcholine receptor M3: MSSNITDPDLFLTANTSLPAAGAYPQSNALHQGGSGLGPWMVLHLNTPVENSSSIINLLNYTADSQNKNVTESHGPSGGHPLWQVVLIVLLTGMLSLVTVIGNILVVVSFKVNRQLKTVNNYFLLSLAVADLIIGIISMNLYTAYLVMGYWAMGNWACDMWLAIDYVASNASVMNLLVISFDRYFSITRPLTYRAKRTTKRAGIMIGLAWFVSLVLWAPAILLWQFFEGQRTVPSNECYIQFLTEPTITFCTAIAAFYLPVTIMSVLYWRIYQETQNRSKELAELQGSGSRGGIGGRGGNGGGERARFVHQTGSSRSCNSYELTRLSRRKSTCRELVGHFRCWPGVRSWRPGSTRQGEADPDQSSSDSWNNNDAAISLDHSGSSEEEDCGGKEMISQSHAIFSIVLSLPGIKAAVNSQLTSCEDLDAASEQDPLRGAEFNQDSLSTVTTNTTSATTPDGGTSSENSYHQRFCSRKIKSITTLQGTSNQVLDGSLTTTTTVTDSSTTSTTTKSPSVPMSFKEAALAKRFASRARTQITKRKRMSLVKEKKAAQTLSAILFAFIITWTPYNIMVLINAFCKVCIPETLWAVGYWLCYVNSTVNPMCYALCNKTFRTTFKMILMCRWDQKKRRKQQFQQRQSVVFHRRIPREST, encoded by the coding sequence ATGAGCTCCAACATCACAGACCCTGATCTCTTCCTAACTGCAAACACCTCACTACCAGCAGCTGGAGCCTATCCACAATCCAATGCTCTCCACCAAGGAGGTAGTGGATTAGGACCATGGATGGTTTTACATTTGAATACTCCGGTTGAAAATTCCTCTTCCATCATCAATCTCTTAAACTACACCGCAGACTCCCAAAATAAAAACGTAACTGAGTCCCATGGTCCCTCGGGTGGCCATCCTTTATGGCAGGTTGTACTCATTGTCTTGCTGACAGGCATGCTGTCATTGGTCACCGTCATTGGCAACATCCTGGTGGTGGTATCCTTCAAGGTTAACCGCCAGCTCAAGACGGTCAATAACTACTTCCTGCTGAGCTTGGCTGTGGCTGACCTCATCATAGGGATCATCTCCATGAACCTCTACACCGCTTATCTTGTGATGGGCTACTGGGCCATGGGCAACTGGGCCTGTGATATGTGGCTGGCTATAGACTATGTGGCCAGCAATGCATCAGTCATGAACCTACTGGTCATCAGCTTTGACCGCTACTTTTCAATCACCAGGCCTTTGACCTACAGGGCCAAACGGACCACAAAGCGAGCTGGGATTATGATCGGCCTAGCCTGGTTTGTTTCCCTTGTTCTGTGGGCTCCAGCCATCCTACTATGGCAGTTTTTTGAGGGTCAAAGGACAGTACCCTCAAATGAATGCTACATTCAGTTCCTCACAGAGCCTACTATAACTTTCTGCACAGCTATAGCGGCTTTTTACCTGCCTGTGACGATAATGAGTGTTCTCTACTGGCGTATTTACCAGGAGACCCAAAATCGCTCAAAGGAGTTAGCTGAGTTGCAGGGTTCAGGAAGTCGTGGTGGGATAGGAGGAAGAGGCGGGAATGGTGGGGGTGAGAGAGCCCGTTTTGTCCACCAGACAGGAAGTTCTAGAAGTTGCAACAGCTATGAGCTGACCAGGTTGTCCCGGAGAAAAAGCACATGTCGGGAGCTGGTTGGCCACTTCCGCTGCTGGCCTGGGGTTCGTTCTTGGAGGCCTGGTAGTACCCGGCAGGGGGAGGCTGATCCAGACCAGAGCAGCAGTGATAGCTGGAACAACAATGATGCTGCAATCTCGTTGGACCATTCTGGGTCTTCAGAGGAAGAGGATTGCGGGGGGAAAGAGATGATTTCCCAGAGTCATGCTATTTTCTCTATTGTTCTCAGCTTGCCTGGTATAAAAGCTGCTGTCAACTCCCAACTCACCTCATGTGAGGATCTGGATGCAGCGTCAGAGCAGGATCCCCTCAGGGGAGCAGAGTTTAACCAAGACAGCCTGTCAACAGTCACCACCAACACCACTTCCGCCACTACGCCCGATGGAGGAACCAGTTCAGAAAATAGCTACCACCAACGCTTCTGCTCACGCAAGATTAAGTCAATAACTACCCTGCAGGGCACTTCAAACCAAGTCTTAGATGGTTCTCTAACAACTACCACCACTGTCACTGACAGTTCTACTACCAGCACCACCACCAAATCCCCCTCTGTCCCAATGTCTTTTAAAGAGGCAGCTCTGGCAAAACGTTTTGCATCCCGAGCTCGGACTCAGATCACCAAGAGGAAGCGCATGTCCTTAGTAAAGGAGAAGAAGGCAGCTCAAACTCTCAGTGCCATTCTCTTTGCATTCATCATCACATGGACCCCGTACAACATCATGGTACTGATCAATGCCTTCTGTAAAGTGTGCATCCCGGAGACCCTATGGGCAGTAGGGTACTGGCTGTGTTACGTCAACAGCACAGTCAACCCCATGTGCTATGCCCTGTGCAACAAGACTTTCCGTACAACCTTTAAAATGATACTGATGTGCCGCTGGGaccagaaaaaaaggaggaagcaGCAGTTTCAACAGAGGCAGTCAGTGGTATTCCACAGGAGGATTCCCAGGGAGTCCACGTAA